A portion of the Bubalus kerabau isolate K-KA32 ecotype Philippines breed swamp buffalo chromosome 1, PCC_UOA_SB_1v2, whole genome shotgun sequence genome contains these proteins:
- the LOC129648800 gene encoding histone H2B type 2-E-like codes for MSHFTTKPAKSAPSPKKGSKKAVTKAQKKDGKKRKRSCKESYSMYVYKVLKQVHPDTGISSKAMGIMNSFVNDIAGEASCLTHYNKHSIITSREIQTAMSLLLPGELAKHSVSEGTKAVYAHSTKAKKLLLKPVSLNL; via the exons ATGTCGCATTTCACCACAA AACCGGCTAAGTCTGCTCCTTCCCCTAAAAAGGGCTctaaaaaagctgtgaccaaggccCAGAAGAAGGACGGCAAGAAACGCAAGCGCAGCTGCAAGGAGAGCTACTCCATGTACGtgtacaaggtgctgaagcaagtCCATCCGGACACCGGTATCTCATCCAAGGCCAtgggaatcatgaactccttcgtcAATGACATTGCTGGCGAGGCATCATGCCTGACGCATTACAACAAGCACTCGATtatcacatccagggagatccagactGCCATGAgcttgctgctacctggggagctggccaagcactCTGTGTccgagggcactaaggct GTCTATGCCCACAGTACCAAGGCTAAAAAACTCTTGCTTAAGCCTGTTTCATTAAATTTGTAG